The Microbulbifer pacificus sequence TTACCACTCAGGACGGACCCGGAGATTGAACTGACCGGCCTGTTATCCCACAAACCGAAGAAACATTCAATTTTTTGACGCCACTAAAAACCTTCAAACGCGGACGCAGTCGATCCGTAGAGGTGCCACCAGTTTACTGGCCCAGCTTGTCCTTCAAGCTGTAATAGAGCATTCCCGCTACCAGCCCGGGCCAACGCAACAGGGTTCCACCGGGAAAACTGGGCGTTGGAATGCGCGACAATATATCAAACCTTTCCTCTGTACCGGCAAGTACTTCGGCGAGTATTTTGCCGGCGAACGTAGCCGTCGGGACACCGTGCCCGGAATAGCCCTGGCTGTAGTACACATTCGGTTCCAGGCGCCCAATACTGGGCATCCTGTTCAGGGTGATGGCGAGCGTCCCCCCCCAGCCGAAATCAATGCGGGTATCCGCCAGTTGCGGATAGATCTGCAACATATACTTGCGCACGAAAGCACGGATGTCCTGAGGGAAGCGGGAGGTGTAGTTCTCGCCACCGCCGAACACCAGCCGGTTGTCGCCGGAAAGTTTCCAGTAGTTGATAACAAACAGGGTGTCCTGCAGCGCGTAGTCGTTTGCGATCAGCTCCCGCGCCAGCGATGGCGGAAGCGGCTCGGTAGCCAGCACGAAGTTATTGATGGGCATGATGCGACCAGCCATTTTCGGTTCCAGGTCGCCGAGATAGCCGTTGCACGCCAGAACGACATTACCGGCGCGTACACTACCCCGCGCGGTATTCACCACACAGGGATTACCGCCCTGATAGCTGGTGACACGACTGTATTCGAAAAAACGTACGCCGGCCTTTTCTGCTGCCGCAGCCAGTCCCAGGGCGTAGTTGAGTGGGTGCAGATGGAGGGAACCGCTGTCCACTTGTCCGCCGTAGAAACGGTCGGATCCCACCAGCGAGCGCACTTCCTCACGATCGGCGTAGCGCATCTTGTCGTAACCGTAGCGCTGATTCAGGAGTGCCACCTCTTCTTTCAGCCAGCTGTCGTGACTGGGTTTGGCCGCCAGATGCATGATGCCGCGCTTGAGATCACACTGGATATTGTGTCTCTGGATAAGATCCTCCACCAGCTGCACGGCTTCAAGCCCCATATCCCAGAGGACCTTGGCGGTATCGAAACCGAGCATTTTCTCCAGGTCTTCCTGACCTTTGCGCTGCCCTACCCCAACGTGGCCACCGTTGCGCCCGGAGGCCCCCCAGGCAACCCGCTCCGCTTCGAGCACCACCACCTTGAACCCCCTTTCCGCCAGATGCAGCGCGGAAGAAAGTCCGGTGTAGCCCGCACCGATAATGCACACATCGGCATCTACTTGCCCTTCCAGGGGGGCGTATGCCGGTGCCTCATTGGCACTGGCGGCATAGTAGGAATCAGTGTGGCCGAGCAGCTTGGTTACAGTTCCACTGGCAGGCATGCATAAATCTCCAAAAACAGACTGGTGCGACACGGTTTATTTACCAGGTCATTCACCCAGCCCAAACAAAACCGAATCATTATTCAAAA is a genomic window containing:
- a CDS encoding NAD(P)/FAD-dependent oxidoreductase produces the protein MPASGTVTKLLGHTDSYYAASANEAPAYAPLEGQVDADVCIIGAGYTGLSSALHLAERGFKVVVLEAERVAWGASGRNGGHVGVGQRKGQEDLEKMLGFDTAKVLWDMGLEAVQLVEDLIQRHNIQCDLKRGIMHLAAKPSHDSWLKEEVALLNQRYGYDKMRYADREEVRSLVGSDRFYGGQVDSGSLHLHPLNYALGLAAAAEKAGVRFFEYSRVTSYQGGNPCVVNTARGSVRAGNVVLACNGYLGDLEPKMAGRIMPINNFVLATEPLPPSLARELIANDYALQDTLFVINYWKLSGDNRLVFGGGENYTSRFPQDIRAFVRKYMLQIYPQLADTRIDFGWGGTLAITLNRMPSIGRLEPNVYYSQGYSGHGVPTATFAGKILAEVLAGTEERFDILSRIPTPSFPGGTLLRWPGLVAGMLYYSLKDKLGQ